A stretch of Dysidea avara chromosome 5, odDysAvar1.4, whole genome shotgun sequence DNA encodes these proteins:
- the LOC136254958 gene encoding cell adhesion molecule DSCAM-like → MFLAAGDGSSDSLMITTQPMNETVDIGDNVTISCEASGGTNPIKYRWLFNGRELMADPGHISGVNATTLMITDVTVNDGGNYSCEVADSDNSNVTSNEATLFISPNGTVEVTPKNPAVDHLTDNVTFTCQSDAGPNLMYTWLYNDATPNNDSIVINGNQLTVNNVTYLLGGTYTCVVSNEAGEGRDSSDLFVNPFIVTHPMSQLVQAGSFTTFNCFAVAFPSPSYNWSTPNTSTNLMTSSIVIMTLFCSFGNYTCTASSNGVVAISDTAVLTVSPQNSVLVIPFGNVLATVSSTVNLTCYANGGPNNMLEWKKQGVVISNDPVLSIPMVTGSDGGLYQCTVSNAAGSDNATTTVIIADCPDQPINVQLFDVTSRGLFINWTEPHDNNASVTGYNITYQNPDCLVMANNNQPQDVTVTSTEEQVMITDLHPGENYSFIVIAINDICPSVPSIPVSARIMEEAPAVAPMVVTPVPTTTTINVTWNELACHDHRGVITHYEVRYNTSDFNEDRSLTLNTTMGDDTSLLIEDLEEFGNYTIEVRAHTTAGAGPYSSSINIQTLTDVPTGPVTDLDVRNIDPTTVELSWGPVMVREQNGIILSYNIYYRHTDSMSSMLVGRVREMQSNITGLNVSELYTFTVTANNQVGESVVLATIMVRTDEPTPPAPLTPPVTLSPPRAPTTTTITVVLPPPHQIETGDLYVYGVIVVSGDETNNTPRDIIAGNNDQLPPPYPGRDGVYTAAVWNNIEDVPLTFVVGGGETTVGLDGMEYFNRRLSESTSYGVFYYTRLQSNTGNVDDGSLIVDDDYISITRTASSNDDDDDNLIVLLVRVTIGVVVVVAIVLCGVVAITCYRCCKRKTSYRVPAANATGSDNVVVNTAAVSQSYNGAVDNNASANEAESSDAL, encoded by the exons ATGTTTCTTGCAGCTGGTGATGGTTCAAGTGATAGTTTGATGATCACTACACAACCAATGAATGAAACTGTTGATATTGGTGACAATGTTACCATTTCTTGTGAAGCTTCTGGAGGTACTAACCCAATAAAATATAGATGGTTGTTCAATGGTAGGGAACTGATGGCTGATCCTGGACACATATCAGGTGTTAATGCAACTACACTTATGATAACTGATGTCACAGTTAATGATGGGGGTAATTATAGTTGTGAGGTAGCTGATAGTGATAACAGCAATGTCACCTCCAATGAAGCAACTTTGTTCA TATCTCCGAATGGCACTGTTGAGGTCACTCCTAAAAATCCAGCAGTGGATCACTTGACTGATAATGTCACATTTACATGTCAATCAGATGCTGGTCCCAACCTCATGTACACCTGGTTGTACAATGATGCTACACCAAACAATGATAGCATTGTGATCAATGGTAACCAGTTAACAGTGAACAATGTAACTTACCTCCTTGGGGGAACTTATACATGTGTTGTAAGCAATGAAGCTGGAGAAGGAAGGGACAGTAGTGACTTGTTTG TTAATCCATTCATTGTGACTCACCCAATGTCACAGTTAGTGCAAGCTGGAAGTTTTACTACTTTTAATTGTTTTGCAGTAGCTTTTCCTTCTCCGTCCTACAACTGGTCTACTCCAAATACCTCCACCAATCTTATGACCAGTAGTATTGTGATCATGACATTATTTTGCAGTTTTGGTAACTACACTTGTACTGCCAGTTCTAATGGCGTAGTGGCTATATCTGATACAGCAGTGCTAACTG TGTCACCCCAAAATAGCGTTCTTGTAATACCATTTGGAAATGTCCTAGCTACTGTAAGCTCTACAGTAAACCTAACATGTTATGCAAATGGAGGTCCCAACAATATGCTTGAGTGGAAGAAACAAGGAGTGGTCATCTCTAATGATCCTGTGTTATCAATTCCAATGGTGACTGGTTCTGATGGTGGACTGTATCAGTGTACAGTTAGTAATGCTGCTGGAAGTGATAATGCTACTACTACAGTTATCA TTGCAGATTGTCCTGATCAACCCATCAATGTTCAGCTGTTTGATGTTACTTCACGTGGTCTCTTCATTAACTGGACTGAACCTCATGACAATAATGCTTCAGTTACTGGCTACAATATCACCTACCAGAATCCTGATTGTCTGGTAATGGCAAATAATAATCAACCACAAGATGTGACAGTGACCAGTACAGAGGAGCAGGTCATGATCACTGACCTTCATCCTGGAGAGAATTATAGTTTTATTGTAATTGCCATCAATGATATTTGTCCCAGTGTACCCAGTATACCAGTCAGTGCTAGAATAATGGAGGAAG CTCCTGCTGTTGCTCCAATGGTGGTTACTCCAGTCCCAACTACTACAACTATTAATGTAACATGGAATGAGTTGGCTTGTCATGATCATCGTGGGGTCATCACACATTATGAAGTACGTTACAACACTTCAGACTTTAATGAAGATAGATCACTAACACTCAACACTACAATGGGAGATGATACCAGTTTGTTAATAGAAGACTTAGAGGAGTTTGGTAACTACACTATAGAAGTGAGGGCCCATACTACAGCAGGAGCTGGTCCTTACAGTTCATCTATAAATATACAAACTTTAACAGATG TACCCACTGGTCCAGTAACTGATCTAGATGTGAGGAATATTGATCCTACTACAGTGGAACTCAGTTGGGGTCCAGTCATGGTTAGAGAACAAAATGGGATCATATTATCATACAACATCTACTATCGACACACTGATAGCATGTCTTCCATGTTGGTTGGTAGAGTTAGAGAGATG CAATCCAACATCACTGGTCTAAATGTGTCTGAACTATACACTTTCACAGTAACAGCAAATAACCAAGTTGGGGAAAGTGTTGTCCTTGCTACCATCATGGTTAGGACTGATGAGCCAA CACCTCCAGCTCCACTAACACCCCCTGTTACATTGTCTCCACCTCGTGcacctactactaccactatcACTGTAGTACTACCACCTCCTCATCAAATTGAAACTGGAGACCTATA TGTGTATGGAGTTATTGTAGTTTCTGGAGATGAGACCAACAACACTCCAAGGGATATTATTGCTGGAAATAATGATCAGTTACCACCTCCTTATCCTGGGAGAGATGGTGTCTATACTGCAGCAGTGTGGAACAATATAGAAGATGTACCATTAACATTTGTTGTTGGTGGTGGAGAGACCACTGTAGGACTTGATGGAATGGAATATTTCAATAGAAGATTATCTGAGAGTACCTCATATGGAGTGTTTTATTATACTAGACTACAGTCTAATACTGGAAATGTG GACGATGGTTCACTGATAGTGGATGACGATTATATCTCAATCACAAGGACAGCTTCCTCaaatgatgacgatgatgataATTTGATAGTTCTTTTAGTGCGCGTCACTATTGGTGTCGTTGTAGTAGTAGCAATAGTACTATGTGGAGTAGTTGCAATAACATGTTACCG atgCTGTAAGAGGAAAACATCCTACCGTGTACCAGCTGCTAATGCTACAGGATCAGATAATGTAGTAGTGAACACAGCAGCAGTTTCACAGTCCTACAATGGTGCAGTTGACAACAATGCAAGTGCTAAT GAAGCTGAGTCCAGTGATGCTCTGTGA